Below is a window of Musa acuminata AAA Group cultivar baxijiao chromosome BXJ3-11, Cavendish_Baxijiao_AAA, whole genome shotgun sequence DNA.
GAAAATGATGATGCAATagtacaagtttttttttttaaagttagtAAAGCAGAATTATGGACTCTTAGTTTTGAACTAAGGATATAGAAAAGTTCAATGGGACTCCAAGTAGAGGGTCTATCTTTCGGAGCATTACCTATATTAAGATTAATGTAAAGAGAATTTTTTGACCCGGTCACTATAATGCTCAAATCAATAGTTGAGAATTTAATGAATACGAGCTTTTTTATTTTAGGAAGAGAGACTCTGACATTGTGCtaagggttagcttttatacataGTCCATTGAAAGGGTTGCCTCTAATTATCCCAACATCTCTTTTTATATTTTGTCCATATGGACAACATGAGAGAGACCGGTTTAATCGATCTCTCTTGGACTGTTATCAAATGGGTGCAAACAAGCGAATGGTGATATGGCCCTTTCCCATCAGACCAACCTCCATATGGTGATTAGATGTCCTCTACATGGTGATTAAGTATTGAATAATGATTGATCgtcaatatattatttattaaaatataatatatttttacctTCAAATATTTACTTCACATTTTATTTCATGTTTGCTGATAAGATTAAcatgtcatgattcatgattatgAGAAACCATCACCTCACACAAGGGAAGCTTTTGAGAGTGGATCTCTCGAAAATCCATATTTTgtcagaaaataaatagataaacaagttgtagaagaagctgattgttattaacatatcccccttcTTTTTATataggttagaagggagaatttttctcaacgggttagaggatttccctcaacagagtagagagatttcctcaaacaagtagggaaatctcatctacttatcatgcccccgcaagatggtgctcctatcaaggaggccaatcttggactaatgtaatgcaaaaagtttacgagctagaggcttcgtaaatgagtcggccaattgatcagccgtatgaacatgagaaacacgaagttgacggcggacaacttaaTCGCGTACAAAGtagaagtcgatagcaatatgtttcatgcgggagtggaataccggattagcgcacagataggtagctccaatattatcacaatatattgtaagggtggaatcgatgttgagttcctggagtagattcgtgatccaattgagttctgcagtggtagcgggaatgacacggtattcagcttcagttgtagaccgagcgactgtcttttgcttcttagaactccaactgattggatgagcaccaaggaagatgatataccccgatgtggatgttctatcatcaaggttacttgcccaatcagcatcggcaaaggcatgaagacgaagtggagagtgtttacggaaaaagagtccatgatttagggtccctttaagatatcgtagaagtctcttgatcgcagaccagtgtagagtagatggttgctgcataaactgtgataatttgttgacagcaaatgagatgtctggacgcatgagagctaagtattgtaaagagccaacaacttggcggtattgagtgggttccgtagcaggacttccatccgataatttgagagaaccactagtagagatgggggttgtaactgcatttgcatcctgcatgtttgtctttaattacaaatcttgaatgtacttgcgttgtgataaaaagagaccggaagatgtgaaggtagcttcgacgctcagaaagtagctcaagggtccgagatccttaagcgagaatcgagctgccagttGTTTGATGAACGTttggatgctgatgggattgttgcctgtgacaataatatcatccacatatactagaatatacattgtgtttccatgatgatgtcgcagaaacaacgaagtgtcagatttggagttaagaaagcctacagaagtaaaaaatgagctaagttcagtgtaccaagctctcggagcctgacgaagtccataaatggctttctgaAGTTTACAAACATgttgtggatactgaggatgagtaaaaccggggggttgttgcataaaaacatcttctgaTAGAGATCCCTgaagaaaggcattattaacatccaattgtcgtaattgccaacctttagtggtagccagactcaagataagccggattgtagtgggtttaacaacaggactaaacgtctcagtgaaatcaactccaggtcgttgatgaaaccctttggcgaccaggcgtgccttatatcgggcaacagagctatttgggttccgcttaattctaaagacccacttacacccgatgatgttttgtgaaggatggaaaggaatgagatcccacgttgaattatggaggagggcattatattcctcactcatggcagtacgccaatgcgaagatttttgggcttgagtgaaggtggtgggttcaacgttgggggatgagaaattcatgatagcttgtaggttaagtacctgacgaggtttaaaaataccatgcttagagcgagtggtcataggatgattggagacgacaggattgggaggtgatgttgggtgaggatctgcggcacaagccgggtcaagtgaagacacgtcaggggcacttgggcgagaaggaggtaaagaggatggttgtgtttcggaacatattgccccatcaattggggaagagtggagtggagtaggaacagaggaaatgggcaagtgttgaactggagtgatatagtacggatcaggaggggaggaagtagacgaagtcatgggaggctcgtccgattggtccgaaggtatactttagtgagatagtgaagtggtccgtatggcaggatatggaagagtttggaaaggaaagttagactcaacaaagacaacgtgacgtgatatgaagattttgtgagtgtggagattatagcagcgaaaagcattatgttcaagtgagtaaccaataaagacgcaaggagtagatcgagatgttaacttatgagaagtgatgactaggaggaaaggaggggtgttgcatggaactcatagaatcaagaggcgcattagccaaaccttgggtgatgttcggcgagtaccgagtgctcttccgtttagacttgtgaaaggacttgagctgtgacagttgatctAGGCAGTTTGTCCACACGCTTCAAGTAaatctcgtagtcagtcagcttatcatagagatcttcaaaagggaCTGGCGAGTCGcatgcccgaattgcagcagccaattccttatagtcagtgtcgagaccattgagggtatgaatgacaacctcttcgtcacatagtgaatgacctatcaaggcaagtcatcgatgataaccttgatatgttgtagataatcagagatagtacttccctcttgttttgtcaccataagcttggatagaagactgagcttacgagtacgcgaatgatttgccagggtggtttgcagtgtagaccatgtatcggcagctgtcacacatgaagatatcaagggagcaacggatccagcaactgaagcttgaatagcttagaggatgagacgatcttggcaTAGCCAcaatttgtgagctggattgggtactggactaggatcgccggggatgttgagcatggccgaaggacaactgaaagagccatcaatgtaacctaacaagtcgtatccaaataaaagattagaaaattaagctcgccaggatgcatagttgccaccctttgataacttaaaggggatcagcgtggcagcattgatggagataagccctgtagagaacaagaagtgggagtccctacatgaactgaaacatcagaagaagtgaatgaAGACATTTTCTGTTCtgttttgttttgtattttttttttagaagaagtgcaacgaaccttgtgtgatactcaagTCACACaaagtggagaatgagggagggggctgctgctatagattgctgcagCAGTTTGGGtaatctacaacagtgcccaaagCTGCCGGcaactgctgtggattgctgcttgctgtagcagattgtagaggctgcagttcattggaagatggctgcgaaaactaCAGCAGTACTCAAGACTGcagttcgctgctgtggattgctgcttgctgcagcagattgtagaggctgcagttcgccggaagacgACCGTGAAAACTGCAGCgatactcaagactgcggttcgctgttgtggattgctgcttgctgcagcagattgtagaggctgcagttcgccggaagatggccacgaaaactgcaacggtactcaagaaaactgcagtgagagaaatctgtagcaattagatgtatagaggaaagtggcagcgaaagctgctgcggtagaggaaggaagatgtagCGGTTGCGGCTgttgctggccgggaagcggctgcgacagcgaaggaggaagacgcggcaGCTGCACCGCCGTTCACCGTTCAtcgctattgaggaggaagacactgccgttgaggaggcgccgttgtgtagagggaagcggcagcgaaagctgctgcggtagaggaagatgcagcagttgcgactgctgctggccgggaagcgaggaaaactccgctgttcgccgttcaccgctattgaggaggcagtgagagagtgttttcctccttgcgtgacggcgatggagagtgtctgctgtagtcAGCatcagcaaataggagagggagcaaggccggcgataAAGGAGTAGATGAGCAGAGCCAAAGACGGTGCTCGTTAGCACTGGATGATACTGCTGTCGCaggaggaactgctctgataccatgttagaaaataaatagatagagaattttcctcaacagtttagaggatttccctcaacagagtagagagatttcctcaaacggatagggaaatctcatctacttatcatattTGTCGTGGATTCTTCTAAGATCAATTACACACTTCTCTTGATtgagcacgagagagagagagagagcgagagagagtacGGTAGGAGGACTCTATAAATCAAAAAGAAATTCAACGAGTGTCAAGGTCATCAATAATTATTTCTGCTAGAGTGTTTTTCAAGTTGAGCTTTATTTAAGCTCAGACCAAGTTTTGATGGAAGATGATGTTACTAAAGAAATTAAGATAACAACCTAATATGAAACCAAGGATATGACGATCATAGTAGACTGTCATGTCTTCAGCAAAACTATATTTAGAACAAGTCCCTCCTTGGTTTTTATCATTTTAGGAGGGTATGGACTTCTGTTGATCGAAGCTCATAAGATCTTAACCATGTAAGTGACTGGGCTCATCAATGTGGGAATCACAATGATGCAACTTCCTGACCCAATAATAAATCAATGATTGATAGATGAACGACCTTTTTATTTTGGTATGTTCACATTACTATGAAGATGATCatctaattattataattattacttTGTAGACTCAAATTGCACTCAGTATAAGTGCCTGCCGCAAGCCAACTTATGCTTATACTTCATTATTAGCTTcttttttttgggaaaaaaagaaattaatttatgaatctatttattaaaaaaaaagtcatTACATCAAATAATGTACATTCAGATTTATTACTTATGCAACGATACATTAACCAATCCGAATAACTCAACAAACACCAAGTCAACTCACTTTAAACATAcaaagatttatatatataatattataaagtAGATACCGAAACACACTTATTATCAAGTTCAAGCAACACACCATAAACTTTCTACCATTAGAGGCTTCtatagcttgaggtttttcataaaCCTCTTCCCTTTCAGTTCAGCGGAGAAGTAAGCTTTCATGAATTTTCCAAAGCTCATCGACATGTACTTCGGCTTGCACCCCTTCACAATCTCTGCAAGAGGACCAATCACCGAATATTCTCTTGGCCCATGAAAGGTAGCGATCGAGAGGCGCTTCTCCTTGGCGTTTATTATCGTCCGATGCTCGATGCTTTTGTACACGCCGTTGCTCAATATCTATTCCAAAAATCTTTTGTTTtcgttagaaaatatttatatgtaagaagagattgaaaaaaaatcaaaataataattttacattACTAAATATTGAGAGAATCTCGTAATTTATGaacataatttatttttgaattgaATTAGTATCGCGCTTGAATGATATATGTTGATTCTGGCTAGTTTGAGTCGAGTTAATGACCTCGATGATATCACCGATGTTAGCGATGAGAGCGCCGGGGAGTTGCTTCACTGGGAACCAATTCCCTCCCTTCCTGATTTGGAGTCCTTCAACGTCGTTCACCTGTAGGAGCAACGTCAAGCCGCTGCCGTCCGTGTGTGGCGAGAGGCCCAACACCTCGTCAGCTCTTGGACATGGGGGATAATAGTTGATCCTCACTGCCTGCGTTTGGTCCTGAAATATAGTAGAGAACTCCTCCGGTGCGACCCCCAGATTCTTCGCCATCACCTCCAGCAAAGTTCCTGCCACGCTCTTCAGCTCCATGGAGTAGCAAGAGAGAGAGTCTCTGACAGCATGAAGCAGAAGCAAAGGACGTCATATACGTACGTACCTAGCTGAACCGCTGAGTAGATGACAGCACAAGTAATCGAGATAAACCTGAAAGTGAGAGGTTGAGCGGGCCAGAGATCGATGTTCCTCGACTGCAGTGGTCGAGTTATGAGGGTCAGCATGTCCGCCCAGTCCAGCTGTTGGTCGTCAGACACGACGAAGGCTTGGCCGTAACCTTCCAAGCTGTTCGGCAACCGCGCAAatgccttcttctcttccaagggAAGCTTAAAGAATTCTACTATATCAGCCTTCATCTTCTCCATCACTTGATCGGGAACTCCGTGATTTATCAACTGTTAGTTAGCATCAACGATTGTTATGTTGCAGCTATGGATCACACGGTTTCGATCCGTAGATCGACTGACCTGGAAGAAGCCCCAGTCTGCACAGGCATGGTGGAGCTTAGCATACTCTTCCTTAGAGAAACGGTGATGGAGGAGCCTGGAGAAATCGATGACCGGAAGCTCGCTGTCGCCGTCGCTAACGACGGGATCAGCCTTGGCTTCCGGCCTGACGTATCGAGGAGGGACGTCAGCCGGGTTTGCGATGGAAGCTGCAAGAGTTTGGACGTTCGGTACGTCAATGGACGTTCCCAGACACTGAAAGCTCGGTTTGGCCATCTCGCGAGGCAAGCGCGCGCACACACCGCTTACGAAGACTAACACCTCTCAGCTCGGCTGGTTTAGGCAGGTAGCAGCTTCGACAACATTTATAGAGAGAGAAGGTTCACTTAGTTGTCTTGCTTCTCAGCCACTAATCTGCCCACCATTACTGTCTACCAAGAAGCTTATCTCTTTGTAGTGGACTCAAGTCTTCTCAACAGTCATCGTCCTACCACTGAAGAAAACTCTGGTAGTTCACTGCGACCTTTTTGTAACAGCTAACTTAgtaaaaaattttcttttaaaagtATCAGCTAACTTAGTAAAAATTTGATGattcattataaaaataaaagtaaGAATTAGAGTCTTATTTTCGtaacttatttttataaaaattcttATCACTAAACAAATGTCTCTCTCATTTTTATTGATCCAAGTGTGTGAGATTAGCGAgccgtcagacgtgatggttagatggttcctccatccgttgttgggaggaacgtgtctccacttgggcgggtgagggataccactctatCCGTTGTTGgtagtgcgatatggattatctccatctactattgtgtaatagatctgaaaCATAAGTGGAAGAGACTTGTAATCCTAcgaagaagatgtcattttttttttagctaatagaatatttactatcgtaaagataatgatttgaattcaaagacgaataaaaagaaaaaaaaagagtttattatgtaaattatggataataaattattgatttattttttttttttataaattcgaGATGTGACAATGACTCTGCTACATCAGCTGATGACAACGTATCAAAATATTAAGACAGTCTCCTTGTTTAAGAAATTTCTTTCTGCTGCCTTCTACAGGAACATAGTTGCCTTCTACAGGAATATTTTATGGTTGTATAAGTTTTATCGTACTCGTGTTGTTTCACACTTGCTTTAGAAATTTGCACTTAGTGGTTGACAACACTCCCATATCTTCTCTCCGTATTATGTATATATGCTATTCTGTCACAGTACTCCGACCTTGGATTGGTGGATGTGTTGAATCGATGGTTCTGAGATGTATCGTGCAACAAAGGAAATTGGCCAAGAGAGATACTTGgtcaaataaaattattattattattaaatatttacccGACGCTTGCTACAGAAACCGCACCAAATTATTGATCAAACATTCCATGTCACGAAGaaatatattttatcatcatataaatgGATAATCTTTGTAAGAATTATGTGTCTATATTTTAAATCATATAAGACAAACTAACATGAATGAGATTGGACATCGATGCGATCCGAGACCCTGAGTTATTTAGTCGTGCATCCAACCTTTGATGCACGATGATCTAAGAATACTCTACACGCATGCTTTTCTTGCGGATAGTACAGCAATCACATCATGCAATGTTCCAACAAGTTCATGTTCCCTAGACATACTAATGGTGTATGATGATCTAACCCTAGTAGCTATTTTAACAGTAAAAGGTAACAGCAGGGAGTAATAATAATTACACATTCATCTGTTTATACTGCAAATCGACTGTGTCTCACTGAAAAGATGAGAAGGGGAAGGGAAGGAGAAGGCAACAAGGACGACTGATGTCAGATCAGGAGACACAATTACTTAGTTGTGTCTTTTATGGAATCGTGGAGCTAAGGATAGCAGGA
It encodes the following:
- the LOC135653101 gene encoding 2-oxoglutarate-dependent dioxygenase 11-like encodes the protein MAKPSFQCLGTSIDVPNVQTLAASIANPADVPPRYVRPEAKADPVVSDGDSELPVIDFSRLLHHRFSKEEYAKLHHACADWGFFQLINHGVPDQVMEKMKADIVEFFKLPLEEKKAFARLPNSLEGYGQAFVVSDDQQLDWADMLTLITRPLQSRNIDLWPAQPLTFRDSLSCYSMELKSVAGTLLEVMAKNLGVAPEEFSTIFQDQTQAVRINYYPPCPRADEVLGLSPHTDGSGLTLLLQVNDVEGLQIRKGGNWFPVKQLPGALIANIGDIIEILSNGVYKSIEHRTIINAKEKRLSIATFHGPREYSVIGPLAEIVKGCKPKYMSMSFGKFMKAYFSAELKGKRFMKNLKL